A window of Plasmodium malariae genome assembly, chromosome: 12 genomic DNA:
cattttgttcattttgatcatatttttcgttttcatcgttttgttcattttaatCATATTGTTCGTTTTAATCATATTGTTCGTTTTCATtgttttgttcattttaatCATATTGTTCGTTTTCATtgttttgttcattttaatcatattgttctttttcatcgttttgttcattttaatcattttgttctttttccttttttcctccTTTTATTAGAAATTTGTACACAACTTGGTGCTTTTATCGTATGATAATATCAGCCACTATTCtcaaattattcttttaacaTGGAAAGTACAAAACACAAAAATAGAAcagagtttttttttttttttttttttttttttttttttagctagATCATATTTTACTAATTATAGAACatgttcttaattttttttgtacaatcagttacatattttcttacgtataaatgaatatatgtaagtatatttttttttttctgcatgTATGCAGAATTGTTCTGGTGATATGATTAGGACCCTAGAAACCCAAATCGAGTACCTCGTTCACTTTGCCCTAAAGTGTCCTATTAAAATTGCGGCACGTTTTAGAAGCTtgcttaatatatttcatacgAATAAGGGGTAAACacgtataaaaattttgccatatacatacatatatgcttatatattatgggaatattatacatatgtacctGTGTTTGTTTTTCGACTTCGTTTTGTTGTTTAATTTTGTCCCGTGTAATAAGAGACAAGAGCATCAATAACTTAATCTTCAAAATTTACGACCCTGTTATATGGAGAAATTTAATGGTAATTTAAgcgacatatatatatgaatatgtatatatatacatatatatatatatgtgatgaaaatcaaaaatagaaaataatttagtgcacgattttttttttttaaaatacgaAATATTGTTAGTCCCCCAATTGGAAAATTCGATTTAATGCGACATGTATTTTCCAGTTTATTTTTCCTGTTGTGGTAACctataatttatattgaGTTTTCATAAGAGTTtctacttatttattttttgagcatttttataatattcatttatttttattttattttattttttttttgtcgtttaaattgtgtacatatatatacatacatatacatatatgtgtacatatgtgtgtgtataggACCCGTGCATAAAGAGCATAGACTACCTACAGGAAATGGAAAAGTTAGCTCAGGAAAAATTGACGATTgcaaataaaacataaaagcatatatagatatgtacatatgcatatatgcacatatatgtgtatacgtgtatatatgcatgtacatggGGACTTGTGCCCTTTTACGCTTCCCTTTTTAAGAGCTTACAACGCCTTGTTTGAGTTATCGGAAGATGGAAATTCGTGTGTTCTGCAGGCTGCAGCCAAGTGCATATGCTACGTAAGAGAAAAACAGACAGCACATAAAATGTGAAGAATTGGCAAAACGAGTAGAACTAGCAGAAGAATTTagtttaataaaatacagtGATAAGTAATATAGTGCATTACGCAAACTCATATATGAGCGAGAGTAGTATTTGGACGTAGTTTCATTATAACACTTGTGTATGCATTCAAAATAGTGCTTTAAAGGGGAGAAGCAGCAGAAAAGCTACGCTTCTTTGTACAtatgcacaaatatatacctGCACGCATTATGTGTGCACATGCGCATGTACATAGGTGTATACGTAAATGTATACACACTCATTCACTACTCTTCGACATATCCCACCCCCTTTGAAGGTGCTAAACGAGTTGTGGGAAATAATTAGCGACGAAAAAAGAATGTCCTTATTAGAAACATTAATGAACAAGTttttgaaagaaaaatattatgataatgTAAGGAATGAAGTTGTTCTAGGATTATGTGACCTagcgaaaaataaaaggataaataaaatttttcttcaaatatttaagagaattaaatatttattgaatGATAAGAGTCTACGTGTAAggaaaaattttgtaattctTGTATTAGAgttgaataaaaatttaaatcagGATTTTTTTGAACAACTAGATCATAATGAATTTACTAAAAGAATAACAAAAgatttttttacattcagTGTTCAGTcgtgtataaaaaaattatcgtATATGAAACAACAATatcatgaaaaaataaaaaataaagaaatatgtgaatttttaaaattatcgaCAAATTTGATGACTTATTCTATATGGAAATGTGATATAAAGGAACAAGCGAAAAAGTGCATTAACCTGATAAGTGAATACCCTGTTTTGATGATTTGTATAAGTAAATTTTcgacaaatttaaaaataatagatagGTATAAACTGTCATCTGTGCTGTTTGAAATAACGAACATCAAACTGAGGGATGAGGACAATTCAATTTTGTTGAGCGAGAATAGTTGGGAGGAGGGGAAGGCACACACCTTAGTGAATGGTACAAAGGATAAAGGAATTAGAAAAGGAAATGGAAAAGACAAAGGAGAAGACAAGGCtagagaaaaaggaaaagatcAAAGCACAGACAAAGACAGAAACAAAAACAAGAACGAAAACAAAGACAAAGAAACAAATAATGCACTCCTAACTGATTCtaatttaaataagaattatattagATACTCTTCCTTATTAGTATGTATAGCTAATTTTTTGAAACCGAAAAATGAGGAGGAGATAGATTTTTGTGGCACTGAAGAAATTCAAGAATTtctaaaagtaaaatttgcagaaaaatattttctggACAGTATAAATACTTTAATGCAaccatattattttaaacttttaaaatatataaatttaaatcaCGATAATTATATTGTAATACATAAGTATGCTCGTAAGCAATTAAACAGTTTGCACACTCTTACAAATGAGCATGTgtgtgaaaaatatattatacctTTGTTTTACAAGTGGGGGCTACTTAACTCACTTGTTCATAAGCATATGCACTTTTTAAATGTGTCAGTTAGGTTTATCTCCACTCACACCTTTGGGGGGAGCATCGAaaataacagtaacaatTCAAATGATAAAACGGAAAATTctataagaaaaaatgctTTTTCCCTAAAAATAGATGATACCGATGCGCTCGTAGATGTATCAAGTTTTCTAAGCAGTAGTTCAGTATATGACACAGAAGATGACATACAACATACTGAGCAGATTAATGAGAAGGAGAAATATTCAGATGgaaataaaggaaataaaggaaataataaaaaggtgtataataatgatgaacCTCATGGTAGTGGTAATGGTAAAGGAAACAGAGGAAGTAATAGTAAAATGGCTAGTAGCGCAAACGATGGAATAGACTACACAAAAAATGACATTATAGATAGgagcaaaaaaattaaagatatgTACCTAAATAATGAGAAAGAGCTTAATGCtttgatttttttatctcttattgttaagaaaaaaaaatatcattatttaatatttaaatcatATGCTGATATAACGTACaactttatttataaatttaattcttttcttttacatGTTTTCCAAAGGCTTTCACTAAATGATTTTACATTACCCTCTTATTTTATGTCAacatattatgaaaaaaataaggattCTAATTATATACAGCTAATTTTATGTGATGAAGTAAGAATAAAAGGGTATATGcagttatatatttctttttttttcctcttcaaTTCTTTTGCTATACAAAACAATTACTCTTATGAATGGGACACACTAATAGAAAACACTTTACAGTCTATTCATTTAATAACttctataaaatttaaaaatgaaattcaaATTATAACAAGAAATATTCAACCAACACGAAGCAACAACAATAACGATGAGCAAGTCCAGGAGCAACGAAAGGAATGCGCATCCTACATAAGAAACATCATTCATTTTATACTGTAACGATCTTTCCATCATGCTCCTTTTAGTTGTAGCGGCGAATGAGCGGATATACAGACAAGCAAACGAGCAATCTAGGCATATCATCATGCAGTCGTTATATGCAGTTTACGCTTGCATCACCACATAGATACAGTTTCTATTTGTTCTGACTCGTTAATGtgatatacatttttttttttcaactttttttatttcaggTATTTTCTTGACATGATTGAATACACCGTTGCTATGAAGAAGCTGTTTATTGAAGACATCGATTTTAACGATTTTGtaaaaaacttatttttattttgtaagtGCTATGAAATTGCAAATGAAAATGTGAAGGAGATTAAAATGGGGCATGTggaagaaaaagagaagaacGAGAAAGCACCAGTagaattatatttcaaaatatggCAAAGAATAAGTTCATTccttttgttcatattaaattttgattattttgaaaaaaaaactgaAATCAAGTTGATGATTATTAATacgttttttttgtttacatATGAGAACGTTCCTAAGAAGAAAATTGAAACGGTCGTAAAGAAATATTCAACtataattaaagaaaaggagttattttacaattttttaaaaaattttaaaaataataatgatgcaATAAACTATATGTATGAAAGtcaaataaaacatatacaaGACGTTCTAGATGGTGCACTATTGCACAAGGGTGCAGCAAAGAAGTAATATACCTACGGGGTATACacccatacatacatgtacacatatgcacaacccaacatacatatatatacatatatatatatatatatatatatacctatgcATGCACtcaaaaaaaatgcacattCAAAGCATTCATTTTTTCGATGATGCCTACTGTGCGAAGGGGGAACGAgcaaaaacataaaaaaatgaagaggtTACCTATTTAAGCTTTTCCCCTTTACCGAAACTTACTTTTTTGCAATTTGCAAGGATATACAAATGTCtatttgtacatacataaattgGCACTAACTTTTATGCGCCTATTTTTACTAAGTAAATATGCGTTAAAGGATATCATCCTTATTACAATTCCTGCATTTCAAAAAAGCGGAAAAGCACAAACGAATAGcataaacagaaaaaattttaaaaataataaacgcACAAATCAGAAAAATTTGTtaacatttaattttctgtttttaattattgtGAGCATCTCTAAAATTACCTCCCTTGTTTTCATAAGTTTGTTTAATTTACTTGTTTGTATTTTCATTTCTATTTGTGCAATATccttttgatatattttcttttttaatataaaattactagCTAGATCACCCACTTCTTTGCCTAAGTCTTCACTCGTTTTGCTCACTTCGCTCTCtgcattttcatttaattcacTTTCAAACATATCATTGTCTAATTCGTAACTTACATTTTTGTTAAGTTCTTCCTCGAATATATTTTCGAATAAATTTTCACTTATACCTTggtttaatttttcatttgtcTCATCGATTAAATTGTACGGACTGTCAATTTTGTCTCCATTCCAATTTCCTCTTtctttacatattttactattttgaGGGGACTTTACTACCATCTTGCTCTTTTTGGTTTTATCAAAtgatttatcttttttaagaTTTAATTTACCCTTGTTTTTATTCtccattttaaatattaattcaaaTATAGGCCTTAAAAGGGAGAGTTCTATTTATTTGGCTTTTTGTTTGAGCATTTTTTCCTTGTACAGAACAAGTTACATATGTTTCTCTGACTGTAGTTCAAGTTTGTGCTTCGCATATGCGTTTTGCACACGCCTTGTGAATATGAGCTGTGATATTATTTTGTGGTATAACTCTATCATACTACTGAATTAGACCcgagtaatatataattgcaATAACATCTCAGCTTTTTCCAAAGGAATAAAGCAGCGCCCcttattttttacgtatgtatatgcgtaagtgcatatataagtatatgccCACGTATTAACTTTTTCCAGCTTCACTATTCTTTcgattttaaaattttccttttttaagaatataacATTGAAAAAATCATAATTGCACAACACGAAAAGAGACTGTCAAATGTGGCAATCatctcttttttaaattaaatggataaaatatgcaaacatatggatatatttgcttttgttaatttgttacaattaatttgttcatttattgggtcatttgttcatttgttcgtTCGTTCATTCGTTCATTCGTTTATTCGTTCATTCGTTTATTCGTTTATTCGTTCATTTGTTTATTGGGTCATTTGTTTACTCGTTCATTCATTTGTTCAAgcacttatttatttattttatttattcttttttttttttgttgcgttacttatttttacttttgaacgcgtaaaaatatttctattagGTAACAGGCGTGTAGTAACATGCCTTTCGGTAATGTTTAGCACcgttaaatgaaaaaaaaaatgtaggggagtaacatacatatatttataatatgatataaatgatgagtaagtatatattatgcgtacgaatatatatgtacatattatgcatattttttcattcaacaaaataatatttttttttttttaaggcgTTTGCttgaaagaagaaaaaaaattgttccAGTTTGTTATACAACagtaaattaatattttataatgttCAGAATAAATTTGTAACTGAAGACTAACAATAGCTGCATCGTCATATTGCTAGCCTTCCCTGAATTGTTCcatgcatatatgcataatttttgcgtatttaaaaaataaagtttaattcgttcaaattatttttgaatatacaACGAAGCGGATAACTCGTAGTTGAGCgaaaattttacaatatttgtTTTCTCTCGTATATggcatatattattatgtagaTCTATATaaacgtatgtatatataaattcaggtttgtatatatatgtttatgtatgtatatatgcatatgtgtcgtatttttttgtataaaatatatattttacgcTTAATGCAAATGCGTATTTGACGTTCAGGCAAAGTGACGTTTGTTCAGAATACTCGTAAATCcatttttgaaattatatatgcgtttatatataatgtacatatatatatatatatatatgtgcgcaTAAACTGTATAGGCGTATACGTAggtaaatatacaaaattgtCAGAATGCAGAGAAATAtgtgtttaattttttaaatgagaaTAATTTGCAAATCTTTTTACCGAATCTTCgcttctttaatttttaccttgtttatattttgataattaAGATGGTGAAATCATACGACAGATATGAATTTGAAGACTGCTTCGGCATCGTTAATTCAAGAACGTCCAACTGTGTTTTCCTTAATTACAACAACATTTTATCTggtaaggaaaaaaaatgggatATAAAACTaagcaaaatgaaaaagaaaggaTATAACATGGGTCGTCAAAATATTGCAATAAAACTTTTGGtgcccccttttttttttttttttcccatttaataatgcattatgtatatatgtacgtacatcTGTATGTGTAGAGTATACCCCATTACTGCCATATCACTCGTGTTGCTGTTCTATTATTCCCATTTTCCCCAGTTCAATATCTCTGCGTACAGTATAGCTGTTTTTACATGCGGggatttatttattcatctGTTTACATGTTTAACTATttgcttatttatttactcacgtatttatgtacttatttatttacttatttaccCATTATCTTTTTTACAGGACATGACGAATGTGTGAGTGTATGGAATGTgaatgaaaaggaaataaaaaaaaaattaacagttCCTTTTGTAGCTccttactattttttttcctatcatgtaacatatatctgtataaatgagaaaaataaaaatataatagcaGTTGGATACATGAATGGATCGATTAGATTATTTGATATAGAAGAGAATAGAATAGTGTCCACCTTTACTGGTCATACAGCAACAATATGTAAGTTAAAATTTAACAAGGATggtaattatttatgttcttGTAGTAAAGAtactaatattataatatggGATGTAACTAATGATAAaggaatatttaaattagaaGGACATAGTAATATTGTAACTGATGtcgaatttttaaaaatgagaaatgATTATGTAGATGATTTTATTAGTaacaatttattaattagTGTTTCAAAGGATTGTTTAATTAAAGTATGGGAATTAAATATTCAATCATGTGTTCAGACAGTAGTAGACTGTGAAGAGGATATTACTTGCTTAATAGTAAATGAAACAAATACTAGGTTAATTATTGCttgtttctcttttttaagaatatacaaaatagatttgtattctaatataaaagataaatttacaaattgCATTGTTTATATTACCTTCTTAACTAGTATTAAGAGGACAAATAATTGCAGGATTTCTAGCATGAAAATGGTCTTCTGTATTGAACATGAAGCATATTTGGAGGAAGGGCAGAAGGACAGCTTTTTCCTCTCGTTGGATAATGACTGCCACGAAGGGGGAGCAAACGATGAGAGCGGCTTCAACGGCAACGATGGTAGTAGTGGTACTAATGCAAACTTCTGTCGTGGTGGAATCTGTGGGGGAAGAGAAGACGATGCAGTGAATGTATTAGCAGAAGACAAAAATACCCTTAACTTTCTGAATAACACCCTAAACCGCTCTGTTAAGTTTTGCAGCAGATCCAGCTACTGCTCAGAAGGGGATAACAGCGGAATACTCGTATGCTGCAcgaattcaaaaaaaatagaaatatataaaataaattctgtaaaaaatcaaaaaaaatcagaaaagaacaggaaaaaaagatatgtagaaaagttaaataaaaagaaaaaagcaatcataaaagagcaaaaaagaatagagaagtttaaaggaaaaaatgctATTGATTACAATAATTTACAACAAAAATTAGAAGAAATAGAACAAGAAatagatatttataaaaagtacGAAATTCATACAGCAGATGATGAAgtcaaatatttattttatcacaACTGTAAATTTAAACTACAAGATATTGACATTTacaagaaaaggaaaaaggacaattatgtttatttcCTCGTTTCATATAGTTCAAATCGTTTGCACATATTTCAGGTGAACCTTTTtgatattttgaataatagAGATATTTTTCTTGTTATGAACGAGGGACAAGGGTTGCAGGAAGGTATTTCTCCCAGGGGGGTAGAAGTGACTAGTGAGGGGAGGGAATGTAACAAGGGGGAGAAGGAGAAAAAGGAAGGGGATGAAGAGGAGGAGGAGCAGCAGCAGAAGCAGAAGCAGCAAATGTATGAGGAAGAGGAAGATAAGGATGAGAGTGAGAACGAGGCTGAAGACGAGAGTGGGGAAAAGAAGGGAGAAAATGGAGAAGATGTAATGCATGGCGCAAAGATTgtggaaaagaaaatatacgACTATTCCAAGTGCTTCAAAGAAATATGCGAAATAAATAAAGGGCATAATAGCTCAGTtgattttttgaaattatcAGAAAATAATGAGTTAATGATTTCGATATGTAAGAAGTATGTAAAAGTAtggaatatgaaaaattttcaaaatgttATAACAATTTGTTCTGAAGGATCTACTAGTGCTTTCTTTTTCCATAATGACGAGTATATAGTAATTAGTAATGATACTggatatatttatgtatatgaattaaaaaatattgaattaGTACATACGTATAAAGCGCATGCAAATAGGATTATTAATCTGTGCAAGGATTCGAGAAGTAATGGTTTTTTGTCAGTAGGCGAGGAgaactatttaaaaatttttgaatttacCACAGGTGAGAAACAAGTGAGTAACAAGAATAGTGAAGATCAAAGTGGAGAAGAAGGGGGAAATCCAAACTTATGGAGAAGTAAGAAAAGAACAGAAGATAGCGACACAGGGGAAGAAAACAGGGGAGGTATTAATGTGGGGAGAAAAAAGGGGGGAAAAGAAGGAGTAAGGGATGGTAAAAgggaaaaggaaagaaaactCGGAAGTAGAAGGGGAACCACTGGCAAAGAGGAGAACAAAATGGAAGATGAAACTGAGGAAGAAATGGAATTTGAAGCGGAGGACAAAATGGAATTTGAAGCGGAGGACAAAATGGAAGATGAAACTGAGGAAGAAATGGAAGATGAAGTGGAGGACGACATATGTGCAGTGATGTTCCATGAAAGGGAGTGTTACAACTTGACGGACAAAGTAAGTTGCGCTATGTATTCTCCTAATggaaaatacatatgtataggGTATCTAAACAATTTAATAGAAGTGTTGTATAGTGACACGTTAAAACTGCATTTAACATTATATGGACATAGTTTGCCAATTACGTGTATGGATATTTCGAAGGATAACAAGATATTAGCATCTGGTTCATCAGacaagtatttatttttatggaaTTTAGAATATGGTAGTATAAACAAGAGGTTGCATATAGATTGTGATGTATTAACGagaattcaatttttttatgaacataataatttaataagtATATCAAGAGATGGATATATAAAGATGTGGGACTGCGTAAAATTTCAATGTATTTGTACTGTAGATGGGACTTTTGGTACTTTAACATCCTTAGTAATTAGTTCAACcgatgatttttttttaacttctGGAAATTTCAAGAGTATTAGATACTGGAAAAGAGGAGATGATTTAATATTCTTAGAAGAAGAAAGAGATAAAGAATTGAATTTACAAATAGAAAAGGAAGCACTTAGaaatgatttattatatcCATCTTCTGTAGAGAAAAATGTATTGCTAAATAAAGCTACAATTAAAACCATTGAAACTATTAAGTCATCAGAAAAATTGATAGAATATTTAGATATTATTGAAGAAGAATTGACTTTATTAGATAtctattacaaaaatttaacaGCGTATGAAGaagcaaaacaaaaaaatgaactcCCAGATTTTGTACAAGCACCAAATAAACCAAAACCTAGACCagaattattacataaaaatccATTTGAATTTATAATTGAAGTTATgtgtaatattaaaaataatatattaaatgaagtCTTAATATCTTTACCTTTTTCTTATGCTTATAAattgttaaattatattaaaacgTATCTTATcgctttttacttttttcaaaaaattcaagataattacaaaaaatttatcgCATGTGGAAATTTTAATTTCCATGTAGAATATTCAATAAACATCGTTTTGtcaattataaatatttacagaAATCAGTTCTTATTCGACACCAAATTTAGATTCCTCCTTTATGAGTTGCATCAACTTATTACGCCTCATTTGAAAAAGTCAGTAGAGCAATGTTCCTTTAATCAGACGACTCTGgattttttgataaattcGTTGGACAACGACGGTTATGATGATGACAATGAGAGTGAAGATGATGTGAATGACGATGATGTGAATGACGATGATGTGAATGGCGATGATGTGAATGGCGATGATGTGAATGGCGATGATGTGAATGGCGATGATGATAACGACGTTATCGATGAACTATATCTGAATGCACAGTTGCAGAGGGATAATCTGTCTCGTTATAAACAAAAGAGAAGATCaaggaaaaattttaaagctGAAAAGGGGGTACGCAAGAAGTTACACATTAATGGATCATTAAGGGGGTCTGATGTAGCACGAAAAGCGGCAAATGAAACGGGTGGCGAGGACGACAAAGAAACAGAAGACGAGGAAGACGAAATAACAAACGGTGCGGAAGATGAAATAACAGACGGTGTGGAAGATGAAATAACAGATGGTGCGGAAGATGAAATAACAGACGGTGCGGAAGATGAAGATAAGTAATAATACTCGATCGAGGAAGAAATGGTAAAAGagcataaataaacaaatagtTAGATCAGGATGaagaacaaaagaaaataaaaatattgagcTTGGGGTTGTATTTAAAACATGGAAACTGCTTATGAGAAAAAGTCATGAAAGTAAAGATAAAAAACAGGGGACTTGAAAAACATTTACTAAAACGTGGGTTACACACAATATagcagaagaaaaaaaaaaaaaaaaaatgtaaatgaaaaaaaaa
This region includes:
- the UTP12 gene encoding U3 small nucleolar RNA-associated protein 12, putative, with translation MVKSYDRYEFEDCFGIVNSRTSNCVFLNYNNILSGHDECVSVWNVNEKEIKKKLTVPFVAPYYFFSYHVTYICINEKNKNIIAVGYMNGSIRLFDIEENRIVSTFTGHTATICKLKFNKDGNYLCSCSKDTNIIIWDVTNDKGIFKLEGHSNIVTDVEFLKMRNDYVDDFISNNLLISVSKDCLIKVWELNIQSCVQTVVDCEEDITCLIVNETNTRLIIACFSFLRIYKIDLYSNIKDKFTNCIVYITFLTSIKRTNNCRISSMKMVFCIEHEAYLEEGQKDSFFLSLDNDCHEGGANDESGFNGNDGSSGTNANFCRGGICGGREDDAVNVLAEDKNTLNFLNNTLNRSVKFCSRSSYCSEGDNSGILVCCTNSKKIEIYKINSVKNQKKSEKNRKKRYVEKLNKKKKAIIKEQKRIEKFKGKNAIDYNNLQQKLEEIEQEIDIYKKYEIHTADDEVKYLFYHNCKFKLQDIDIYKKRKKDNYVYFLVSYSSNRLHIFQVNLFDILNNRDIFLVMNEGQGLQEGISPRGVEVTSEGRECNKGEKEKKEGDEEEEEQQQKQKQQMYEEEEDKDESENEAEDESGEKKGENGEDVMHGAKIVEKKIYDYSKCFKEICEINKGHNSSVDFLKLSENNELMISICKKYVKVWNMKNFQNVITICSEGSTSAFFFHNDEYIVISNDTGYIYVYELKNIELVHTYKAHANRIINLCKDSRSNGFLSVGEENYLKIFEFTTGEKQVSNKNSEDQSGEEGGNPNLWRSKKRTEDSDTGEENRGGINVGRKKGGKEGVRDGKREKERKLGSRRGTTGKEENKMEDETEEEMEFEAEDKMEFEAEDKMEDETEEEMEDEVEDDICAVMFHERECYNLTDKVSCAMYSPNGKYICIGYLNNLIEVLYSDTLKLHLTLYGHSLPITCMDISKDNKILASGSSDKYLFLWNLEYGSINKRLHIDCDVLTRIQFFYEHNNLISISRDGYIKMWDCVKFQCICTVDGTFGTLTSLVISSTDDFFLTSGNFKSIRYWKRGDDLIFLEEERDKELNLQIEKEALRNDLLYPSSVEKNVLLNKATIKTIETIKSSEKLIEYLDIIEEELTLLDIYYKNLTAYEEAKQKNELPDFVQAPNKPKPRPELLHKNPFEFIIEVMCNIKNNILNEVLISLPFSYAYKLLNYIKTYLIAFYFFQKIQDNYKKFIACGNFNFHVEYSINIVLSIINIYRNQFLFDTKFRFLLYELHQLITPHLKKSVEQCSFNQTTLDFLINSLDNDGYDDDNESEDDVNDDDVNDDDVNGDDVNGDDVNGDDVNGDDDNDVIDELYLNAQLQRDNLSRYKQKRRSRKNFKAEKGVRKKLHINGSLRGSDVARKAANETGGEDDKETEDEEDEITNGAEDEITDGVEDEITDGAEDEITDGAEDEDK
- the PmUG01_12068900 gene encoding conserved Plasmodium protein, unknown function, whose amino-acid sequence is MENKNKGKLNLKKDKSFDKTKKSKMVVKSPQNSKICKERGNWNGDKIDSPYNLIDETNEKLNQGISENLFENIFEEELNKNVSYELDNDMFESELNENAESEVSKTSEDLGKEVGDLASNFILKKKIYQKDIAQIEMKIQTSKLNKLMKTREVILEMLTIIKNRKLNVNKFF
- the PmUG01_12068800 gene encoding conserved Plasmodium protein, unknown function, whose product is MYEDILNNIKELNGFKLLCKKKVDFLSFLRACKSKDLEQLWICLHKILEEHIRPENLIYDEENSTLLFRDENNRQYLLTCINFVSIYLQHLVNSQKKKKHIILDENFQVVFYKLTEIQFMLSDKEVRIYFGKCLLTICDINLKENEYTGNVKINLLLFLLWKSCSTEGKAADIGKLKKYKDFCKYIKWGISERTTDSFYLLCSYTLNLPKFYDNPDGKTFLSYVWSQNESIAFHLFKKFVHNLVLLSYDNISHYSQIILLTWKNCSGDMIRTLETQIEYLVHFALKCPIKIAARFRSLLNIFHTNKGDKSINNLIFKIYDPVIWRNLMSPNWKIRFNATCIFQFIFPVVDPCIKSIDYLQEMEKAYNALFELSEDGNSCVLQAAAKCICYVLNELWEIISDEKRMSLLETLMNKFLKEKYYDNVRNEVVLGLCDLAKNKRINKIFLQIFKRIKYLLNDKSLRVRKNFVILVLELNKNLNQDFFEQLDHNEFTKRITKDFFTFSVQSCIKKLSYMKQQYHEKIKNKEICEFLKLSTNLMTYSIWKCDIKEQAKKCINLISEYPVLMICISKFSTNLKIIDRYKLSSVLFEITNIKLRDEDNSILLSENSWEEGKAHTLVNGTKDKGIRKGNGKDKGEDKAREKGKDQSTDKDRNKNKNENKDKETNNALLTDSNLNKNYIRYSSLLVCIANFLKPKNEEEIDFCGTEEIQEFLKVKFAEKYFLDSINTLMQPYYFKLLKYINLNHDNYIVIHKYARKQLNSLHTLTNEHVCEKYIIPLFYKWGLLNSLVHKHMHFLNVSVRFISTHTFGGSIENNSNNSNDKTENSIRKNAFSLKIDDTDALVDVSSFLSSSSVYDTEDDIQHTEQINEKEKYSDGNKGNKGNNKKVYNNDEPHGSGNGKGNRGSNSKMASSANDGIDYTKNDIIDRSKKIKDMYLNNEKELNALIFLSLIVKKKKYHYLIFKSYADITYNFIYKFNSFLLHVFQRLSLNDFTLPSYFMSTYYEKNKDSNYIQLILCDEVRIKGYMQLYISFFFLFNSFAIQNNYSYEWDTLIENTLQSIHLITSIKFKNEIQIITRNIQPTRSNNNNDEQVQEQRKECASYIRNIIHFILYFLDMIEYTVAMKKLFIEDIDFNDFVKNLFLFCKCYEIANENVKEIKMGHVEEKEKNEKAPVELYFKIWQRISSFLLFILNFDYFEKKTEIKLMIINTFFLFTYENVPKKKIETVVKKYSTIIKEKELFYNFLKNFKNNNDAINYMYESQIKHIQDVLDGALLHKGAAKK